In Fibrobacter sp. UWH4, a single genomic region encodes these proteins:
- the murD gene encoding UDP-N-acetylmuramoyl-L-alanine--D-glutamate ligase, producing MDSNLIAPVGVLGFGVEGQSTFNYLVRNGIKDIVIMDKNPVKLPEVSAGINVKVSSGENYMDGLKDCVTVVRSAGVYPMSPALFKFQMNGGLMTSQIQLFLEQTKSKKVVGVTGTLGKGSTVSMISHILTKCGVNNEIGGNFGVPALDLLKDETADRVSILELSSFQLMTLSVSPDVAVVLRVSTEHLDWHQSVEEYRDAKANLVRWQKRAGTCVYLKDAEPTAKIASESPAKTKFAVSLKDGPSAGDGDAVIDGATLAIDGEKLYLSDCKVRGIYQLENMAAATLACKALGIKVADAFEALKSYETLPFRMEFKGEKRGIEFFNDSYATRPDATIAATASMKRPFALILGGSEKNADFTELSQILVNDRPNLKRIALIGATAERMLESLKQAGLKVPASIFPTLEEAFADSLQIGKGGTVIMSPACASFGLFKNYKVRGQVFDKLVAEL from the coding sequence ATGGATTCTAATCTTATAGCCCCTGTTGGCGTTTTGGGCTTTGGCGTCGAAGGCCAAAGCACCTTCAATTACCTTGTTCGTAACGGTATCAAGGACATCGTAATCATGGACAAGAACCCGGTGAAGTTACCGGAAGTTTCAGCCGGTATAAATGTGAAGGTGAGTTCCGGTGAAAACTATATGGACGGCCTTAAGGACTGCGTAACGGTGGTGCGTTCCGCAGGTGTTTACCCGATGAGTCCCGCGCTGTTCAAGTTCCAGATGAACGGCGGTCTCATGACTAGCCAGATTCAGCTATTTTTAGAACAAACTAAATCAAAGAAGGTTGTAGGCGTTACGGGCACGCTCGGCAAGGGTTCTACCGTGAGCATGATTAGCCACATCCTGACCAAGTGCGGCGTGAATAACGAGATTGGCGGCAACTTCGGTGTGCCAGCGCTTGACCTTTTGAAGGACGAGACGGCAGACCGAGTGAGCATTCTGGAGCTTTCGAGCTTTCAGCTGATGACATTGTCTGTGTCGCCGGATGTAGCAGTGGTGCTGCGTGTTTCCACGGAGCACCTCGACTGGCACCAGAGCGTCGAAGAATATCGCGATGCCAAGGCGAACCTGGTGCGTTGGCAGAAGCGCGCCGGCACCTGCGTTTACCTGAAGGATGCTGAACCGACCGCAAAGATAGCAAGCGAAAGCCCTGCCAAAACGAAGTTCGCGGTCAGTTTGAAAGACGGTCCGAGTGCCGGCGACGGAGACGCCGTCATCGACGGTGCCACCCTCGCCATCGACGGTGAGAAACTTTACCTTTCGGACTGCAAAGTGCGCGGCATCTACCAACTCGAAAACATGGCGGCGGCGACCCTCGCTTGCAAGGCCTTGGGCATTAAGGTGGCCGACGCTTTCGAAGCCTTGAAGAGCTACGAAACACTCCCCTTCCGTATGGAATTCAAGGGCGAAAAGCGAGGTATCGAATTCTTTAACGACAGCTACGCCACACGCCCCGACGCGACGATCGCCGCGACCGCCAGCATGAAGCGCCCCTTCGCGCTGATTCTCGGCGGTTCCGAAAAGAACGCAGACTTTACCGAACTCTCGCAGATTCTGGTGAACGACCGCCCGAACCTCAAGCGAATCGCGCTCATCGGTGCTACCGCTGAACGCATGTTGGAATCGCTGAAGCAGGCCGGGCTAAAGGTCCCCGCAAGCATCTTCCCCACCCTCGAAGAAGCATTTGCAGACAGCTTGCAAATCGGTAAAGGCGGCACAGTCATCATGAGCCCCGCCTGCGCAAGCTTCGGGCTGTTCAAGAACTACAAAGTCCGCGGGCAGGTGTTTGACAAACTCGTCGCCGAATTGTAA
- the secG gene encoding preprotein translocase subunit SecG has translation MTTLFWIGIVLHVFLCLFLMLLVLVQNDKMGGLAGLGGMTSQSAFSTAGAATFIQKLTRVVAVIFFIVVFALGLITAKQDQAVEESSMQKATRENAAQQQAPAPALPADFAAPANAAAPAADVAPATEAPASEAPAAPAEAK, from the coding sequence ATGACAACTCTCTTTTGGATTGGTATCGTCCTGCACGTGTTCCTGTGCCTCTTCCTCATGTTGCTCGTTCTGGTTCAGAACGACAAGATGGGCGGTCTCGCAGGCCTCGGCGGCATGACTTCCCAGTCTGCCTTCTCTACCGCAGGTGCCGCGACCTTCATCCAGAAGTTGACCCGCGTCGTGGCCGTGATCTTCTTTATCGTCGTATTCGCCCTCGGCCTGATTACTGCCAAGCAGGACCAGGCTGTCGAAGAATCTTCGATGCAGAAGGCAACCCGCGAAAACGCTGCCCAGCAGCAAGCCCCGGCTCCGGCACTCCCGGCCGACTTTGCAGCTCCCGCTAACGCTGCTGCACCGGCCGCCGACGTTGCTCCGGCTACAGAAGCTCCTGCTTCGGAAGCTCCTGCCGCTCCGGCTGAAGCCAAGTAA
- the tpiA gene encoding triose-phosphate isomerase: protein MRQYIIAGNWKMNKTVSESVQLAKDIVEAVKDVKKTEVVIAPTYLAATKVADVIKGTNVKLAIQDIHWKDQGAYTGKVSIDMVKEIGAEYVIIGHSEQRQYFHETEETVNLKVKKTLEAGLKPIICIGETLDQRNGGILKEVLGLQIKGAFKDVSAEDAAKCVLAYEPVWAIGTGVTATDEQAQDTQAYARSVVKEIYGEAVAEGMRIQYGGSMKGANAAGLLAQKDIDGGLIGGAGLKANTFKEIIDAAEAR from the coding sequence ATGCGTCAGTATATCATTGCTGGTAACTGGAAGATGAACAAGACCGTTAGCGAATCCGTTCAGCTCGCTAAGGATATCGTGGAAGCCGTCAAGGACGTGAAGAAGACCGAAGTGGTCATCGCCCCGACTTACCTCGCCGCCACCAAGGTTGCAGACGTCATCAAGGGTACCAACGTGAAGCTCGCCATCCAGGACATCCACTGGAAGGACCAGGGCGCATACACGGGTAAGGTTTCCATCGACATGGTCAAGGAAATCGGTGCCGAATACGTGATTATCGGTCACTCCGAACAGCGCCAGTACTTCCACGAAACGGAAGAAACCGTCAACCTCAAGGTCAAGAAGACTCTCGAAGCCGGTCTGAAGCCGATCATCTGCATTGGCGAAACCCTCGACCAGCGCAACGGCGGCATCCTGAAGGAAGTCCTCGGCCTCCAGATCAAGGGCGCCTTCAAGGACGTTTCTGCCGAAGACGCCGCCAAGTGCGTTCTCGCTTACGAACCGGTTTGGGCAATCGGTACTGGCGTTACCGCTACCGACGAACAGGCTCAGGACACCCAGGCCTACGCTCGCTCCGTTGTGAAGGAAATCTACGGTGAAGCTGTTGCCGAAGGTATGCGCATCCAGTACGGTGGTTCCATGAAGGGTGCCAACGCTGCCGGCCTCCTCGCCCAGAAGGACATCGATGGCGGTCTCATTGGTGGTGCAGGTCTCAAGGCCAACACCTTCAAGGAAATCATCGACGCTGCCGAAGCTCGCTAA
- the recA gene encoding recombinase RecA, whose amino-acid sequence MAKKTTTPTSNLSADKAKAVEAAIAQIEKNYGKGSIMALGQQPVEDIPVIPTGCIQLDMALGVGGFPRGRIIEIYGPESSGKTTLTLHAIAEAQKLGGVAAFIDAEHAFDAVYARKLGVDIESLLVSQPDTGEQALDIAETLVRSGAIDIIVIDSVAALVPQAEINGEMGDNHVGLQARLMSQALRKLTGILSKSNTCMLFINQLRMKIGVMFGNPETTTGGNALKFYATQRIDIRRIAAIKDGEEVIGNRTRVKVVKNKVAAPFTQCEFDILYGCGISREASILDLATELDIIQKSGSWFSYNNERIGQGRENTRLFLKDNVELCNEIEQKIRESMKDVELFKLNEGDSIEADEGEEVSVSDEA is encoded by the coding sequence ATGGCTAAGAAAACAACAACCCCGACCAGCAACCTTTCCGCAGACAAGGCAAAGGCAGTAGAAGCCGCCATCGCCCAGATTGAAAAGAATTATGGTAAAGGTTCCATCATGGCTCTCGGCCAGCAGCCCGTCGAAGACATTCCCGTGATCCCGACCGGCTGTATCCAGCTCGACATGGCCCTCGGCGTGGGAGGTTTCCCCCGCGGCCGTATCATCGAAATTTACGGACCGGAATCTTCCGGTAAGACGACCCTCACCCTGCACGCCATTGCAGAAGCCCAGAAGCTCGGAGGTGTCGCAGCCTTCATCGACGCGGAACACGCTTTTGACGCCGTTTACGCCCGTAAGCTCGGCGTTGATATCGAATCCCTGCTCGTTTCCCAGCCGGACACCGGTGAACAGGCCCTTGACATCGCCGAAACCCTCGTGCGTTCCGGAGCCATCGATATCATCGTCATCGACTCCGTGGCAGCTCTCGTGCCGCAGGCAGAAATCAACGGCGAAATGGGCGACAACCACGTCGGCCTGCAGGCTCGCCTCATGAGCCAGGCCCTGCGTAAGCTCACCGGCATCCTCTCGAAGTCCAACACCTGCATGCTGTTCATCAACCAGCTGCGTATGAAGATCGGCGTGATGTTCGGCAACCCCGAAACGACCACCGGCGGTAACGCCCTGAAGTTCTACGCCACGCAGCGTATCGATATCCGCCGTATCGCCGCTATCAAGGACGGTGAAGAAGTTATCGGTAACCGCACCCGCGTCAAGGTGGTAAAGAACAAGGTGGCAGCTCCGTTCACCCAGTGCGAATTCGACATCCTTTACGGTTGCGGAATTTCCCGCGAAGCCTCTATCCTTGACCTCGCCACCGAGCTCGACATCATCCAGAAGAGCGGTTCCTGGTTCAGCTACAACAACGAACGCATCGGTCAGGGTCGCGAAAACACCCGCCTGTTCCTGAAGGACAACGTGGAACTCTGCAACGAAATCGAGCAGAAGATCCGCGAAAGCATGAAGGACGTGGAATTGTTCAAGCTGAACGAAGGTGATTCCATCGAAGCCGACGAAGGCGAAGAAGTCTCCGTAAGCGACGAAGCATAA
- a CDS encoding CinA family protein, with product MANETKIIEMAELDEIERSEDLATIREKTQEIARQIQQILLERGQMMATAESLTGGLVASHIVDIAGSSAVFAGGIVAYQNEIKEALLGVPHSVLEEKGAVSAETVLNMTEGARKKFGCQWAIATSGIAGPGGAEPGKPVGTVWMAVTNGKKNTAFCKIFAGNRTCVREKSVYSVLGKLLFLLNNQKNTCTSEH from the coding sequence ATGGCAAACGAAACGAAAATAATCGAAATGGCCGAACTGGACGAAATCGAGCGCAGCGAAGACCTCGCCACCATCCGCGAAAAGACGCAGGAAATCGCTCGACAGATTCAGCAGATCCTTCTGGAGCGCGGACAGATGATGGCCACCGCCGAATCGCTTACGGGCGGTCTCGTGGCAAGCCACATTGTCGATATTGCCGGAAGTTCCGCCGTGTTCGCCGGAGGCATTGTCGCCTACCAGAACGAAATCAAGGAAGCCCTACTCGGAGTCCCGCATTCCGTTCTCGAGGAAAAGGGAGCCGTTTCTGCCGAAACGGTGCTCAACATGACCGAAGGTGCCCGCAAAAAATTCGGTTGCCAGTGGGCAATCGCCACCTCGGGAATCGCAGGTCCGGGTGGTGCAGAACCCGGAAAACCCGTCGGCACCGTATGGATGGCAGTGACCAATGGTAAAAAAAATACGGCTTTTTGTAAAATTTTCGCAGGAAACCGCACTTGTGTGCGTGAAAAAAGCGTGTATAGTGTATTGGGCAAGTTACTTTTTTTGCTAAATAACCAAAAAAACACTTGCACAAGTGAACACTAA